The nucleotide sequence GACGTTCGCCCAGGGCTCGACCTTTGTCTCCTTGACCAACTGGAATCTCGAGTCCAGACGCTTCAATAACATCGTGTTATCGGTCTTGGAGGCGAGTGTGCAGACGTAGCCCTCGGATGCGTCGTACGGTTTGACGGTATCGATGTGAAAACCCACGATATCGGCCTCCAAGCCGAGATGATGCTCCAGATTGATCTGTACCGCCTGATCGTTGAATCTACGCGGTGTCTTGAACACTTCTCCGCTGGTGTCGTTATTGGCCGACGATTTTCGATAAAAGACGTCGAAGCTGTCTTGGTACGGCACTACGGCTGCGACGTCGCGCTCCCAGCCCTTGTTGTACACCTCGGCAGTTCTGGTGCTCGTACAGTCGAGTGGATCGACGATGATAAACAGGTCCCAAACTTGGGAATCGGTTGGACTCTGGTAAGTGGTGACGACCTGCGACATCATTGTCCGGACGACGATCTTGCCGTTGCCCAGAGCCACGGGTCTGACGATGTTAGGCTTGACGATTTTATCGGGAGAAAGAGTAAAATTGCAGACGTTCACCAGGACGCCGTCGGTCGACGTTAGGTTAACGGCGTTTTGGTGTAAACCGACGTGGAAAACACGGTCCTTGATCGCGACGACGTTTGGCTTGTAATTCTCGTAGTCGGCTGTCCATTGTTTACTGATGGGCGAGACCGAATCGGCATCAGCGTTGATTGCGGCGTTGTTGGGATACATCATTATTGCGGAGAAGATGATAAATGCGGGGTAATTCAGTCTTGACATTTCGAGTAGGACGAATTTGCTGGAAAGAATTTTGTACTTATATTGATATGgtacattttgaaaatttatataaagagACACTGATAACTGTTGCTCAACGATTTAGTGTTGCGAACTACGAAAATTTACAATGAGATAGTTGTTTCGAGTTTTTTACTAACGAGAATAAATGCGATATTCGTATATGGTACTCACGGTTAAACGTTGAATAATGAGATTATTCTCTAAATAATCTTTAGCAAGTTCACACAGAGTAAAATTCTCGAGCggtctcgatgtctttcttcaTCGCCCTCTCGAACTCTACTGACGAGAATTATCGCTGAATTCGTT is from Nasonia vitripennis strain AsymCx chromosome 1, Nvit_psr_1.1, whole genome shotgun sequence and encodes:
- the LOC100679220 gene encoding uncharacterized protein LOC100679220, whose translation is MSRLNYPAFIIFSAIMMYPNNAAINADADSVSPISKQWTADYENYKPNVVAIKDRVFHVGLHQNAVNLTSTDGVLVNVCNFTLSPDKIVKPNIVRPVALGNGKIVVRTMMSQVVTTYQSPTDSQVWDLFIIVDPLDCTSTRTAEVYNKGWERDVAAVVPYQDSFDVFYRKSSANNDTSGEVFKTPRRFNDQAVQINLEHHLGLEADIVGFHIDTVKPYDASEGYVCTLASKTDNTMLLKRLDSRFQLVKETKVEPWANVISVADDSVSLCYITANVIPQTLGDEKNLYKYAVTCSQFDAKDLTRRATVRLHEPEIVNGKVLKPEVIKVVKLPGGATVAAIAFKHSGMSEDKGYTTDYYLQRINADGSTAEAVHVGSYTNFFDFMSLVSLGGGEVCLAVVGEVEPRFGYKNMRINVTSKCFNMLK